From a region of the Torulaspora globosa chromosome 7, complete sequence genome:
- the DEF1 gene encoding DNA damage-responsive RNA polymerase-degradation factor DEF1 (ancestral locus Anc_2.586): protein MSSQSRKSNNSHNKKLDPEVKFKLETLTELFPDWTNDDLIDLVHEYDDLETIIDKITSGAATKWDEVKKPTKKERQDRKQEQQQQHQAVLEQDSSSSHHHNHHHHHHTRAGPGAGGRQSGSSGSARSRRQQHGKHGESSEAAKAPPAVAAATAAAARGKSGTNQTGSWASVASSDLKKQVLEEVEPKKKEEESKQEEPESVEAVPAAKKSTAPVTQKPKKMSWAAVAAPKPKVVQKKPSPLSDIKDLKREVELIADGESPAKDESMEVNVQGSEDQKVEQPSEQEVPQEEPAEVAEQDVTRETEEEEHALEAQREESKEKEQQVVEPQEESVTQIPAATVPEMSAQVETAEKQEAEESTGLRSKEQENVYYEQQQQQYLAQQQQQQQQQQQQQQQHQQYAQKPTVQQTTQQIPQQQAQQSQPASQQQSNATAAQQQYYMYQNQFPGYSYPAMFDSQNYYGQQQQYSQQPAQNAAQSGMSDAGVSSQYSIPQAYGQVAVGSPDMASAGTATASPAASHTQPQQQQPQYGHSFMPYYAHFYQQSFPYAQPQYGMAGQYPYQVPKGGYSYYPGGQQTQDKQHVQQSPAQSPSQQGEDIQQQAQASQHQSQNGQASQTTQNGQQPLNPQQVQFQQYYQFQQQQQAAAAAAAAAAAQQGLPYGYTGYDYTSQASRGFY from the coding sequence ATGTCATCACAGTCTAGGAAGTCGAATAATAGCCATAATAAGAAACTCGATCCCGAGGTGAAATTCAAGTTGGAGACGCTGACGGAGCTGTTTCCGGATTGGACCAACGACGATTTGATTGACTTGGTACATGAGTATGATGATCTAGAGACCATAATTGACAAGATCACTTCTGGCGCGGCCACGAAGTGGGACGAGGTAAAGAAGCCCACTAAGAAGGAGAGGCAGGATAGGAAACAGgagcagcaacagcagcaccagGCGGTGCTGGAGCAGGACAGCTCTTCGTCGCATCACCATAAccatcatcatcatcaccATACAAGGGCAGGTCCTGGTGCCGGCGGCAGACAGTCCGGCAGTAGTGGTAGCGCGAGGAGTAGAAGACAGCAGCATGGCAAGCACGGCGAGAGCTCGGAGGCCGCTAAGGCGCCTCCGGCAGTGGCCGCCGCcactgctgctgcggcCCGTGGCAAATCCGGTACCAATCAGACCGGTTCGTGGGCTAGTGTAGCATCGTCAGACCTCAAGAAACAGGTGCTGGAAGAAGTCGAgcccaagaagaaggaggaggagtCGAAACAGGAGGAACCAGAGTCGGTGGAGGCAGTTCCCGCAGCCAAGAAAAGCACCGCACCCGTCACAcagaagccaaagaaaatGTCATGGGCAGCCGTAGCGGCCCCAAAGCCAAAGGTTGTGCAAAAGAAGCCATCTCCTTTGAGCGACATCAAGGACTTGAAAAGAGAGGTGGAACTGATCGCAGACGGCGAATCGCCCGCAAAGGACGAGAGTATGGAGGTCAATGTGCAAGGTAGCGAGGATCAAAAAGTTGAGCAACCAAGTGAGCAGGAAGTTCCTCAAGAAGAGCCCGCCGAGGTAGCCGAACAAGATGTTACAAGGGAAAcggaggaagaggaacaTGCTCTAGAGGCACAGAGGGAAGAgtcgaaagagaaagagcaacAGGTTGTAGAGCCACAGGAGGAATCCGTGACCCAAATTCCTGCTGCTACTGTTCCGGAAATGTCCGCACAGGTGgaaactgctgaaaagcaagaagctgaagaatcgaCTGGATTGCGCTCCAAAGAACAAGAGAATGTCTACTACgagcagcaacaacaacaatATTTGGcacagcaacaacaacagcaacagcaacagcaacaacaacaacaacagcatCAACAGTATGCTCAGAAGCCAACTGTTCAGCAAACTACTCAACAAATTCCTCAACAGCAAGCACAACAATCCCAACCAGCAAGTCAACAACAAAGCAATGCCACCGCTGCTCAACAACAATATTATATGTACCAGAACCAATTCCCAGGCTACTCTTATCCTGCCATGTTTGACTCGCAAAACTACTATGGTCAACAACAGCAGTATAGTCAGCAGCCAGCTCAAAACGCAGCTCAAAGCGGAATGAGCGATGCTGGCGTTTCCAGCCAATATAGCATTCCTCAGGCCTATGGACAGGTGGCCGTCGGTAGTCCAGATATGGCCAGCGCTGGAACTGCCACTGCTTCGCCAGCTGCATCTCACACCCAGccacaacagcaacagccacAATACGGTCATTCCTTCATGCCATATTATGCACATTTCTACCAGCAATCCTTCCCATATGCCCAACCACAGTACGGCATGGCTGGCCAATACCCTTACCAAGTCCCAAAGGGGGGTTACAGCTACTACCCAGGTGGACAACAGACCCAGGATAAACAACATGTTCAGCAAAGCCCTGCTCAATCACCATCCCAACAAGGCGAGGACATTCAGCAACAAGCACAAGCATCACAACACCAATCGCAAAATGGACAAGCTTCTCAAACTACCCAAAATGGGCAGCAAC